A genomic region of Micromonospora sp. NBRC 110009 contains the following coding sequences:
- a CDS encoding N-acetylmuramoyl-L-alanine amidase, producing the protein MRPIRPGDRGAAVAEIRTVLTGLDLLSSGRHGDEFDAETERAVRAFQQSRGLSVDGLVGAETWRALDAARWRLGARTLYHAVPEPLLGEDVRSLQERLLEMGYDAGRADAIYGIRTSRAVAQFQREMGLKPDGVCGPYTVNALRRLGRKVVGGRPQWLRESDAIRQAGPTLVGRTVVIDPGHGGTDPGEVVPDGPLRWTEADIVYDLASRLEGRLAAAGVRVQLTRGPSPRTCLPDAERAQLANALGADVFISLHTDGHANPAADGVATYHYGTDNGVTSATGERLAGLVQREIVARTGLRDCRSHAKAWDLLRLTKMPAVRVEVGYLTSPEDRGRLVDPRFRDKVVEAIVAAVQRMYFPIERDVPTGSIDVSELRAVVAAGTVVD; encoded by the coding sequence GTGCGTCCGATCCGACCCGGTGACCGGGGAGCCGCGGTGGCCGAGATCCGCACCGTCCTCACCGGCCTCGACCTGCTCTCGTCCGGCCGGCACGGAGACGAGTTCGACGCCGAGACCGAACGGGCCGTCCGGGCGTTCCAGCAGTCCCGTGGTCTCAGCGTGGACGGGCTGGTCGGCGCGGAGACCTGGCGGGCGCTGGACGCGGCCCGCTGGCGGCTCGGTGCCCGCACCCTCTACCACGCCGTCCCCGAGCCGCTGCTCGGCGAGGACGTCCGGTCGCTCCAGGAACGCCTGCTGGAGATGGGGTACGACGCCGGCCGGGCCGACGCCATCTACGGCATCCGCACCTCCCGGGCGGTCGCCCAGTTCCAGCGGGAGATGGGGCTGAAGCCGGACGGGGTGTGCGGCCCGTACACCGTGAACGCGCTGCGCCGCCTCGGCCGGAAGGTGGTCGGCGGCCGCCCGCAGTGGCTGCGCGAGTCCGACGCCATCCGTCAGGCCGGGCCCACCCTGGTCGGCCGGACGGTGGTGATCGACCCCGGGCACGGCGGCACCGACCCGGGCGAGGTGGTGCCCGACGGCCCGCTGCGCTGGACCGAGGCGGACATCGTCTACGACCTGGCCAGCCGGCTCGAGGGGCGGCTCGCCGCGGCCGGCGTGCGGGTGCAGCTCACCCGCGGCCCGTCCCCGCGCACCTGCCTGCCGGACGCCGAGCGGGCCCAGCTGGCCAACGCGCTGGGCGCGGACGTCTTCATCTCGCTGCACACCGACGGGCACGCCAACCCGGCGGCGGACGGGGTGGCCACCTACCACTACGGCACCGACAACGGCGTCACCTCGGCCACCGGAGAGCGACTGGCCGGGCTGGTGCAGCGGGAGATCGTGGCCCGGACCGGGCTGCGGGACTGCCGCAGCCACGCCAAGGCGTGGGACCTGCTGCGGCTGACGAAGATGCCCGCCGTCCGCGTCGAGGTGGGCTACCTGACCTCCCCGGAGGACCGGGGCCGGCTGGTCGACCCGCGGTTCCGGGACAAGGTGGTCGAGGCGATCGTGGCCGCCGTGCAGCGGATGTACTTCCCGATCGAGCGTGACGTCCCCACCGGCTCGATCGACGTGAGCGAGCTCCGCGCGGTCGTCGCCGCCGGCACGGTGGTGGACTGA
- the sigM gene encoding RNA polymerase sigma factor SigM, which yields MTGDGPVAGGSDLDLLRAHVAGDRDAFTELFHRHRDRLWAVALRTLGDREEAADALQDALLSAHRAAARFRGDSAVTTWLHRIVVNACVDRMRRRQTHATVPLPDGVHTDGEPGRHTGGVEPAAPAHDHDTALVVRQALAALPAEQRAALVLVDVQGYPVAEVARILGVAEGTVKSRCARGRARLAVLLGHLRTGSDEGTGVRPVTGGNPRPPEGVGSGSGWSRRDASQEET from the coding sequence GTGACCGGGGACGGCCCGGTGGCCGGCGGGTCCGACCTGGACCTGCTGCGGGCGCACGTCGCCGGCGACCGGGACGCCTTCACCGAGCTGTTCCACCGGCACCGGGACCGCCTCTGGGCGGTGGCCCTGCGTACCCTCGGCGATCGTGAGGAAGCGGCGGACGCCCTCCAGGACGCCCTGCTCTCCGCGCACCGCGCGGCCGCCCGGTTCCGGGGTGACTCGGCGGTCACCACCTGGCTGCACCGGATCGTGGTGAACGCCTGCGTGGACCGGATGCGGCGGCGGCAGACGCACGCCACGGTGCCGCTGCCGGACGGCGTGCACACCGACGGGGAACCCGGCCGGCACACCGGCGGGGTGGAGCCGGCCGCCCCGGCCCACGACCACGACACCGCGCTGGTGGTCCGGCAGGCGCTCGCCGCGCTGCCGGCCGAGCAGCGGGCCGCGCTGGTGCTGGTGGACGTCCAGGGCTACCCGGTGGCCGAGGTGGCCCGGATTCTCGGGGTCGCCGAGGGGACGGTGAAGAGCCGCTGCGCCCGGGGCCGGGCCCGGCTGGCCGTGCTCCTCGGGCACCTGCGTACCGGCTCCGACGAGGGGACGGGCGTGCGCCCGGTCACCGGGGGGAACCCACGGCCGCCCGAGGGCGTCGGATCGGGGTCGGGGTGGTCCCGGCGGGACGCCAGTCAGGAGGAGACGTGA
- the trxA gene encoding thioredoxin: protein MGATKAVTDASFASDVLKSDKPVLVDFWAEWCGPCRKVSPLLEEIAGEMGDQVSIVKLNIDENPETARAYRVMSVPTLTIFKNGEPVQSIAGAKPKGELVKLIESAL, encoded by the coding sequence GTGGGAGCCACCAAGGCGGTCACCGACGCGAGCTTCGCGAGTGACGTGCTCAAGTCCGACAAGCCGGTCCTGGTCGACTTCTGGGCGGAGTGGTGCGGGCCGTGCCGCAAGGTCTCGCCGCTGCTCGAGGAGATCGCCGGTGAGATGGGCGACCAGGTCAGCATCGTCAAGCTCAACATCGACGAGAACCCCGAGACCGCCCGCGCCTACCGGGTGATGTCCGTGCCGACCCTCACCATCTTCAAGAACGGCGAGCCGGTGCAGTCCATCGCCGGCGCCAAGCCGAAGGGCGAGCTGGTCAAGCTCATCGAGTCGGCGCTCTGA
- the trxB gene encoding thioredoxin-disulfide reductase, which yields MDEVRNLIIIGSGPAGYTAAVYAARANLNPLVIEGVQSGGALMTTTEVENFPGFADGILGPELMDNMRKQAERFGAEFLTDDVTRVELTDTGEVGSNAINTVWVGETAYRAKAVILSTGSAWRPLGVPGEQEYLGHGVSSCATCDGFFFRNQHIVVVGGGDSAMEEASFLTRFAESVTILHRRDSFRASKIMAQRALGNDKIKVEWNTVIEEILGDDGKVSGVRVRNVHTGESKVLDVTGVFVAIGHDPRSELFRDQVELDDEGYVKVQAPSTRTSIPGVFAAGDVVDHTYRQAITAAGTGCAAALDAERFIATLQS from the coding sequence GTGGACGAGGTCCGCAACCTGATCATCATCGGCTCCGGGCCGGCCGGTTACACGGCGGCGGTCTATGCCGCGCGCGCCAACCTCAATCCGCTCGTCATCGAGGGCGTGCAGTCCGGTGGTGCGCTGATGACCACCACCGAGGTGGAGAACTTCCCCGGTTTCGCGGACGGCATTCTCGGCCCCGAGCTGATGGACAACATGCGCAAGCAGGCCGAGCGGTTCGGTGCCGAGTTCCTGACCGACGACGTGACGCGGGTCGAGCTGACGGACACCGGCGAGGTGGGCTCGAACGCGATCAACACCGTCTGGGTGGGCGAGACGGCCTACCGGGCCAAGGCGGTCATCCTCTCCACCGGCTCCGCCTGGCGCCCGCTGGGCGTGCCGGGCGAGCAGGAGTACCTGGGCCACGGCGTGTCGTCCTGCGCCACCTGCGACGGCTTCTTCTTCCGCAACCAGCACATCGTGGTGGTGGGCGGCGGCGACTCGGCGATGGAGGAGGCCAGCTTCCTCACCCGGTTCGCCGAGTCGGTGACCATCCTCCACCGCCGGGACTCGTTCCGGGCCAGCAAGATCATGGCTCAGCGGGCGCTGGGCAACGACAAGATCAAGGTTGAGTGGAACACCGTCATCGAGGAGATCCTCGGCGACGACGGCAAGGTCAGCGGCGTCCGGGTCCGTAACGTGCACACCGGCGAGAGCAAGGTGCTCGATGTCACGGGGGTTTTCGTGGCGATCGGCCACGACCCGCGCAGTGAACTCTTCCGCGACCAGGTGGAACTCGACGACGAGGGGTACGTGAAGGTGCAGGCGCCGAGCACCCGGACCAGCATCCCGGGTGTCTTCGCCGCCGGTGACGTGGTGGACCACACCTACCGGCAGGCGATCACCGCGGCCGGCACGGGCTGTGCCGCCGCCCTCGACGCCGAGCGCTTCATCGCCACCCTGCAAAGCTGA
- a CDS encoding ParA family protein, translating to MHDDGRYDDRRVSGPGGRPSADDPVSRETDYPGWSDSSSSARPPEGDPGVRRDVPGRPTSAVPANVPLAREPHDPTGGPAHAASARPAPVRGNAAVPGRYEVQPPVSDVPQQATPQAAPDVVAGVVVPSDTPPAARYAAESAASTYVSRETPTREEDDPPLAMEAMRAVQILNPSGEVTMPRPDRTRVMCVANQKGGVGKTTTTVNLAVALALHGNRVLVVDLDPQGNASTGLNVPHHTGVPDVYDCLIDSVPLEDVAQTVEGIPNLWCVPATIDLAGAEIELVSVVARESRLARAIAAYPGHFDYIFIDCPPSLGLLTVNALVAAQEVLIPIQCEYYALEGLNQLINNINLVRQHLNPKLEVSTILLTMYDRRTRLADAVEQDVRNHFGDKVLQAVIPRNVRVSEAPSYGQSVMTYDPGSRGATSYFEAAQEIAERGAKEPVSRNA from the coding sequence GTGCATGACGACGGCAGGTATGACGATCGACGGGTGAGCGGGCCGGGCGGACGACCCTCTGCCGACGACCCGGTTTCACGTGAAACCGACTACCCGGGCTGGAGCGACTCCAGCTCGTCCGCGCGGCCGCCGGAGGGCGATCCGGGCGTCCGCCGGGACGTGCCGGGCCGACCGACCTCCGCGGTGCCGGCGAACGTCCCGCTGGCGCGCGAGCCGCACGACCCGACCGGCGGGCCGGCGCACGCGGCGAGCGCGCGCCCGGCCCCGGTCCGGGGCAACGCGGCCGTGCCCGGTCGTTACGAGGTGCAGCCCCCGGTTTCCGACGTGCCGCAGCAGGCGACTCCCCAGGCGGCCCCGGACGTGGTCGCCGGCGTGGTGGTTCCCTCCGACACGCCACCGGCCGCTCGCTACGCTGCCGAATCCGCCGCGAGCACGTACGTTTCACGTGAAACCCCGACGCGCGAAGAGGATGACCCACCGTTGGCTATGGAGGCTATGCGCGCCGTGCAGATCCTGAATCCCAGTGGTGAGGTGACCATGCCTCGCCCGGACCGGACCCGGGTGATGTGCGTCGCCAACCAGAAGGGCGGCGTGGGCAAGACCACGACCACCGTGAACCTGGCGGTGGCGCTCGCCCTGCACGGCAACCGCGTCCTCGTGGTCGACCTCGACCCGCAGGGCAACGCCTCCACGGGGCTCAACGTCCCGCACCACACCGGCGTCCCGGACGTGTACGACTGCCTGATCGACAGCGTGCCGCTGGAGGACGTGGCGCAGACGGTCGAGGGCATCCCGAACCTGTGGTGCGTACCGGCCACCATCGACCTGGCCGGCGCCGAGATCGAGCTGGTGTCCGTGGTCGCCCGGGAGTCCCGGCTGGCCCGCGCCATCGCCGCCTACCCGGGGCACTTCGACTACATCTTCATCGACTGCCCGCCCTCGCTCGGCCTGCTGACCGTCAACGCACTGGTCGCCGCGCAGGAGGTGCTGATCCCCATCCAGTGCGAGTACTACGCGCTGGAGGGCCTCAACCAGCTGATCAACAACATCAACCTGGTCCGCCAGCACCTCAACCCGAAGCTTGAGGTCTCCACCATCCTGCTCACCATGTACGACCGGCGTACTCGGCTGGCCGATGCCGTGGAGCAGGACGTCCGGAACCACTTCGGCGACAAGGTGCTCCAGGCCGTCATCCCCCGGAACGTTCGGGTCTCCGAGGCGCCGAGCTACGGCCAGTCGGTGATGACCTACGATCCCGGTTCGCGGGGGGCGACGAGCTACTTCGAGGCCGCCCAGGAGATCGCCGAGCGAGGGGCCAAGGAGCCGGTGAGCCGGAATGCGTAG
- a CDS encoding D-alanine--D-alanine ligase family protein: protein MAVSPAAHDSVTDPAATDELHVLVLAGGLSYERDVSLRSGRRVLDALRAVGMDAELRDADVALLPALAADPPDAVVIALHGATGEDGSLRGVLDLCDIQYVGCDARASRLAWDKPSAKAVLREAGIPTPDWVALPHDRFSELGAVAVLDRIADRLGLPLMVKPAQGGSGLGAAVVRDAASLPAAMVGCFAYDQTALVERYVPGMDVAVSVVDLGDGPEALPPVEIVPRNGVYDYAARYTAGRTTWHAPARLDQETAERVSDVALAAHNALGLRDLSRVDLIVDASGQPHVLEVNVSPGMTETSLLPLAVQAAGLDFGRVLGSLVSRAAARRL, encoded by the coding sequence ATGGCCGTCAGCCCTGCCGCCCACGATTCCGTGACCGACCCCGCCGCCACCGACGAGCTGCACGTGCTGGTGCTCGCCGGCGGACTCTCGTACGAGCGGGACGTCTCCCTGCGGTCCGGCCGGCGCGTGCTCGACGCGCTGCGCGCGGTCGGGATGGACGCCGAGCTGCGGGACGCGGACGTGGCCCTGCTGCCGGCGCTGGCCGCCGACCCGCCGGACGCGGTGGTGATCGCCCTGCACGGCGCCACCGGTGAGGACGGCTCGCTGCGCGGGGTCCTCGACCTCTGCGACATCCAGTACGTCGGCTGCGACGCGCGTGCCTCCCGGCTCGCCTGGGACAAGCCCTCGGCGAAGGCCGTGCTGCGCGAGGCCGGCATCCCCACCCCCGACTGGGTGGCCCTGCCACACGACCGCTTCTCCGAACTGGGTGCAGTCGCCGTGCTGGACCGGATCGCCGACCGGCTCGGCCTGCCCCTGATGGTGAAGCCGGCGCAGGGCGGCTCCGGGCTGGGCGCCGCCGTGGTCCGGGACGCGGCGTCGCTGCCGGCCGCGATGGTCGGCTGTTTCGCGTACGACCAGACGGCGCTGGTGGAGCGCTACGTGCCCGGCATGGACGTGGCGGTGTCCGTGGTCGACCTGGGCGACGGACCGGAGGCGCTGCCGCCGGTCGAGATCGTGCCCCGGAACGGGGTCTACGACTACGCGGCCCGCTACACCGCCGGCCGCACCACCTGGCACGCGCCGGCCCGTCTCGACCAGGAGACGGCGGAGCGGGTGTCCGACGTGGCGCTCGCCGCGCACAACGCGCTCGGCCTGCGCGACCTCTCCCGAGTCGACCTGATCGTCGACGCGTCCGGGCAGCCGCACGTGCTCGAGGTGAACGTCTCCCCGGGGATGACGGAGACGTCGCTCCTGCCGCTGGCCGTGCAGGCGGCCGGGCTGGACTTCGGCCGGGTGCTCGGCTCGCTGGTGAGCCGGGCCGCCGCCCGCCGCCTGTAA
- a CDS encoding aminotransferase-like domain-containing protein: MTGTTLDDYTDRYARRVRGMTASEIRALFAVASRPEVVSLAGGAPYIAALPLDAVGEMLGRLGAEHGATTLQYGIGQGTLELRERICEVMSLSGIDASCGASPEDVVVTVGGQQALDLVARLFLDPGDVVLAEGPTYVGALGVFQAAQAQVVHVPMDGDGLIPEALETALADLARAGRRVKFLYTIPTYQNPTGVTLSEERRERVLDICERAGLLVVEDDPYGQLGFEGDAPAPLRARRRDGVFYLSTFSKTFAPGLRVGWILAPHAVRDKLVIASEAQILCPSGYAQAAVSTYLGTMPWRQQLKVYREVYRERRDAMLAALADLMPEGTSWTTPGGGLFVWATLPDGLDSKAMMPRAIAARVAYVPGTGFYADGVGGGNMRLNFSFPAPERIREGIRRLAGVMEQEIAMRKVFGAVGGAGPRRRQGGADAPGPDLA, translated from the coding sequence ATGACCGGCACGACGCTCGACGACTACACCGACCGGTACGCCCGCCGGGTCCGGGGGATGACCGCCTCCGAGATCCGGGCGCTCTTCGCGGTGGCCAGCCGGCCGGAGGTGGTCTCGCTCGCCGGTGGGGCACCGTACATCGCGGCGCTGCCGCTCGACGCTGTCGGCGAGATGCTCGGCCGGCTCGGCGCCGAGCACGGCGCGACCACCCTCCAGTACGGCATCGGCCAGGGCACCCTGGAGCTGCGCGAGCGGATCTGCGAGGTGATGTCCCTCTCCGGCATCGACGCGTCCTGCGGCGCCTCGCCGGAGGACGTGGTGGTCACCGTCGGCGGCCAGCAGGCGCTCGATCTGGTGGCCCGGCTCTTCCTGGACCCGGGGGACGTGGTGCTCGCCGAGGGCCCGACCTACGTCGGCGCACTCGGGGTGTTCCAGGCCGCCCAGGCCCAGGTGGTGCACGTGCCGATGGACGGCGACGGGCTGATCCCGGAGGCCCTGGAGACGGCCCTCGCCGACCTGGCCCGGGCCGGCCGGCGGGTGAAGTTCCTCTACACCATCCCCACCTACCAGAACCCGACCGGCGTGACCCTCAGCGAGGAGCGGCGCGAGCGGGTGCTCGACATCTGTGAGCGCGCCGGCCTGCTGGTGGTCGAGGACGACCCGTACGGTCAGCTCGGTTTCGAGGGCGACGCGCCCGCGCCGCTGCGGGCCCGGCGCCGCGACGGGGTCTTCTACCTCAGCACCTTCTCCAAGACCTTCGCCCCGGGCCTGCGGGTCGGCTGGATCCTCGCCCCGCACGCGGTCCGCGACAAGCTGGTCATCGCCAGCGAGGCGCAGATCCTCTGCCCCAGCGGATACGCCCAGGCCGCCGTGTCGACCTACCTCGGCACCATGCCCTGGCGGCAGCAGCTGAAGGTCTACCGGGAGGTCTACCGGGAGCGCCGCGACGCGATGCTCGCCGCGCTGGCGGACCTGATGCCGGAAGGCACCAGCTGGACCACCCCCGGGGGCGGCCTCTTCGTCTGGGCGACCCTGCCGGACGGGCTCGACTCCAAGGCGATGATGCCGCGGGCCATCGCCGCCCGGGTCGCGTACGTGCCGGGCACCGGCTTCTACGCCGACGGCGTCGGCGGCGGCAACATGCGGCTCAACTTTTCCTTCCCGGCGCCGGAGCGGATCCGCGAGGGCATCCGCCGGCTGGCCGGCGTGATGGAGCAGGAGATCGCCATGCGGAAGGTCTTCGGGGCGGTCGGCGGCGCCGGGCCGCGACGCCGGCAGGGCGGCGCGGACGCGCCCGGTCCCGACTTGGCATGA
- the rsmG gene encoding 16S rRNA (guanine(527)-N(7))-methyltransferase RsmG, whose product MEPADEDGPSGEQPSPADVTLPPELAEAARTLFGDRLDLAAAYAELLATDGVVRGLIGPRETPRLWERHLLNCAAMAERIPEGASVIDVGSGAGLPGLVLAIARPDLTVTLVEPLARRTAFLVEAVEQLGLTRTVRVFRGRAEEAAAGTRDTPALSADIVTARAVAALDRLAAWCLPLVVRGGRLVALKGASAAEEIAEHGAAVARLGGGEPEVHRCGVGVIDPPATVIEVVRERVVGPVRKKGPKRSRGGRRRGGRDRDR is encoded by the coding sequence ATCGAGCCGGCCGACGAGGATGGGCCGTCCGGCGAGCAGCCCTCCCCGGCCGACGTGACGCTGCCGCCCGAACTGGCCGAGGCCGCCCGTACCCTCTTCGGCGATCGGCTCGACCTGGCCGCCGCGTACGCCGAACTGCTGGCGACGGACGGTGTGGTGCGCGGCCTGATCGGCCCCCGCGAGACGCCGCGGCTCTGGGAGCGGCACCTGCTGAACTGCGCGGCGATGGCCGAGCGGATCCCGGAGGGGGCCAGCGTCATCGACGTCGGCTCGGGGGCCGGACTGCCCGGCCTGGTGCTGGCGATCGCCCGGCCCGACCTCACCGTGACCCTCGTCGAGCCGCTCGCTCGGCGGACCGCCTTCCTCGTCGAGGCGGTGGAGCAGCTCGGACTGACCCGGACGGTCCGGGTCTTCCGCGGGCGGGCGGAGGAGGCGGCCGCCGGCACCCGCGACACCCCAGCCCTCAGCGCCGACATCGTGACCGCCCGCGCCGTCGCCGCGCTGGACCGGCTCGCGGCCTGGTGCCTGCCGCTGGTGGTGCGCGGCGGGCGACTCGTGGCGCTCAAGGGCGCGTCGGCAGCCGAGGAGATCGCGGAGCACGGCGCGGCGGTGGCCCGGCTCGGTGGAGGTGAGCCGGAGGTGCACCGGTGCGGGGTGGGCGTGATCGATCCGCCTGCGACGGTGATCGAGGTGGTCCGGGAGCGGGTGGTCGGTCCGGTCCGGAAGAAGGGCCCGAAGCGCTCGCGCGGCGGTCGCCGCCGTGGTGGCCGCGACCGGGATCGCTGA
- a CDS encoding GNAT family protein: MSRRLVNLTLDTLEDLPRPCRQCVYWELDPVSADRACAAGDPGLEKEAWVSQTLLEWGSCGKLAYVDGMPAGFVMYAPPAYVPRSMAFPTSPVSADAALLMTATVVPAFAGGGLGRMLVQGVARDLTKRGIKAIEAFGDAKFGDGGEDDPTRACVAPADFFLSVGFKTVRPHPRYPRLRLELRTALSWKSDVEYALEKLLGSMSPETLLRPVRPAPATRALS, translated from the coding sequence ATGTCGCGACGTCTGGTCAATCTGACCCTCGACACCCTCGAGGATCTGCCCCGCCCGTGCCGCCAGTGCGTCTACTGGGAGCTGGACCCGGTCTCGGCCGACCGGGCGTGCGCCGCCGGTGACCCCGGGCTGGAGAAGGAGGCCTGGGTCTCCCAGACCCTCCTGGAATGGGGCTCCTGCGGCAAGCTCGCGTACGTCGACGGCATGCCGGCCGGTTTCGTCATGTACGCCCCGCCCGCGTACGTCCCGCGCTCGATGGCCTTTCCCACCTCGCCGGTCTCCGCGGACGCCGCGCTGCTGATGACCGCCACGGTGGTGCCCGCCTTCGCCGGCGGTGGCCTGGGCCGGATGCTGGTCCAGGGCGTGGCCCGGGACCTGACCAAGCGCGGCATCAAGGCGATCGAGGCGTTCGGGGACGCCAAGTTCGGCGACGGCGGCGAGGACGACCCGACCCGGGCCTGCGTCGCGCCGGCCGACTTCTTCCTCTCCGTGGGCTTCAAGACCGTCCGGCCGCACCCCCGTTACCCACGGCTGCGGCTGGAGCTGCGCACCGCGCTGAGCTGGAAGTCCGACGTCGAGTACGCGCTGGAGAAGCTGCTCGGCTCGATGAGCCCGGAGACGCTGCTCCGCCCGGTCCGCCCCGCCCCGGCCACGCGCGCGCTGAGCTGA
- a CDS encoding ParB/RepB/Spo0J family partition protein, translated as MKNRPRGGLGRGLGALIPTGPVPGSAPAAADSESGAVPTAPTTPVAGADAAVIGAPTPAAEPEPQLSPVPGARFAEIPVDAIVPNPKQPRQVFDEEALEELKTSIQEVGFLQPIVVRQLDGEKYELVMGERRWRAAQAVGRDNIPAIVRDTKDDAMLRDALLENIHRANLNPLEEAAAYQQLLEEFGATHEELARRIGRSRPQISNTIRLMNLPAQVQRRVAAGVLSAGHARALLSLDDAEAQEQLAKRIVAEGISVRATEEMVALALADGPAKTPAAKRRPKPHAPALSDLADRLSDRFDTRVKVDIGRSKGKITIEFATVDDLERIVGIIGVGQEEQPQE; from the coding sequence ATGAAGAACCGTCCTCGCGGCGGTCTGGGCCGAGGGCTCGGTGCCCTCATCCCCACCGGTCCGGTGCCGGGCAGTGCCCCGGCGGCCGCCGATTCCGAGAGCGGTGCGGTGCCGACCGCCCCGACCACGCCCGTGGCCGGCGCGGATGCGGCCGTCATCGGGGCACCCACCCCCGCGGCCGAGCCCGAGCCCCAGCTGAGCCCGGTGCCCGGGGCGCGCTTCGCCGAGATCCCGGTCGACGCCATCGTGCCGAACCCGAAGCAGCCCCGGCAGGTCTTCGACGAGGAGGCGCTGGAGGAGCTGAAGACCTCGATCCAGGAGGTCGGCTTCCTCCAGCCGATCGTGGTGCGCCAGCTCGACGGCGAGAAGTACGAACTCGTCATGGGCGAGCGGCGCTGGCGGGCCGCCCAGGCGGTCGGGCGGGACAACATCCCCGCCATCGTCCGAGACACCAAGGACGACGCGATGCTCCGGGACGCGTTGCTGGAGAACATCCACCGGGCCAACCTCAACCCGCTGGAAGAGGCGGCCGCGTACCAGCAGCTCCTGGAGGAGTTCGGGGCGACCCACGAGGAGCTGGCCCGCCGGATCGGCCGGAGCCGGCCGCAGATCTCCAACACCATCCGCCTGATGAACCTGCCCGCCCAGGTGCAGCGGCGGGTCGCCGCCGGGGTGCTCTCCGCCGGGCACGCCCGGGCACTGCTCAGCCTCGACGATGCCGAGGCGCAGGAGCAGCTCGCCAAGCGGATCGTCGCCGAGGGCATCTCCGTACGCGCCACCGAGGAGATGGTGGCGCTGGCGCTGGCCGACGGTCCGGCGAAGACGCCCGCGGCCAAGCGCCGGCCGAAGCCGCACGCACCGGCGCTGTCGGATCTGGCGGACCGGCTCTCCGACCGGTTCGACACCCGGGTGAAGGTCGACATCGGTCGGAGTAAGGGCAAGATCACCATCGAGTTCGCGACGGTCGACGACCTGGAGCGGATCGTCGGGATCATCGGTGTGGGCCAGGAGGAGCAGCCCCAGGAATAG